In Bacillus sp. 2205SS5-2, one DNA window encodes the following:
- a CDS encoding ABC transporter permease — translation MFVLRQLNSKVNSTFVSMTIICLMLFFTIGVLSTGFSIKNTMEKDLELITPYDASFIFYGNEEYPNGWDGVFDQFNLKKYGEYVIFDEYDTGATVESYLKDFTDGESKQLFSQHYSPHLTVISRSDYEGILQLQQKKPINLSQDEVLLITNRAEYEPLIQRFTDQEERMVIGDQEYSLAPKGYQFLSIRTNNFASHTMIAVLPDDAIKDKPVLETIMNIQYQGDSEKADEEIYQLLKTNNSAENLDYYLFGLTSKRAYEEATGTSTIGIYISVYLGIIFLISSAAILALQQLSEASENIKRYEMLKKIGVTQRGINKSIFRQVFIYFMMPLSLAVIHSIFGIKVVNDTLLLIGADNVFIPSLLTAGVIVIIYGGYFLATYTGYKSFVK, via the coding sequence ATGTTCGTATTACGACAACTCAACAGTAAGGTGAATTCTACTTTTGTGTCGATGACGATAATTTGTTTGATGCTTTTTTTCACAATAGGCGTCTTGTCCACAGGGTTTAGTATTAAAAATACCATGGAAAAGGATTTAGAATTAATTACACCTTATGATGCTAGTTTTATTTTTTATGGAAATGAAGAATATCCAAATGGCTGGGACGGTGTGTTTGACCAATTTAACCTGAAGAAGTATGGAGAGTATGTCATTTTTGATGAATATGACACAGGAGCAACCGTAGAATCTTATCTTAAAGATTTCACAGATGGGGAATCAAAACAACTGTTTTCACAGCACTATAGTCCGCATTTAACCGTTATTAGTCGATCGGACTATGAAGGAATTTTACAATTGCAACAGAAAAAGCCTATCAACTTGAGTCAGGATGAAGTCTTGCTTATTACAAACCGTGCCGAATATGAACCGCTGATTCAGCGATTTACTGATCAAGAGGAAAGAATGGTTATTGGGGATCAAGAATATTCGCTTGCTCCAAAAGGGTATCAATTTCTTTCTATTCGAACAAATAATTTTGCATCACATACGATGATCGCCGTTCTACCAGACGATGCAATTAAGGATAAACCTGTATTGGAAACGATTATGAACATCCAGTATCAGGGCGACAGCGAAAAAGCGGATGAAGAAATTTACCAGTTATTAAAAACAAATAATAGTGCAGAAAATCTTGACTATTATTTGTTTGGGCTAACCAGCAAACGTGCCTATGAAGAAGCAACCGGCACCTCGACGATAGGAATCTATATTAGTGTCTATCTAGGAATAATATTTCTAATTTCAAGTGCTGCTATTTTAGCATTACAACAGCTTTCAGAAGCGAGTGAAAATATAAAACGATACGAAATGTTAAAGAAAATTGGTGTAACACAACGTGGTATAAATAAATCGATTTTCAGGCAAGTATTCATTTATTTCATGATGCCACTTTCATTGGCCGTTATTCATTCAATCTTTGGTATAAAAGTAGTGAATGATACCCTTTTGCTAATCGGTGCAGATAATGTATTCATTCCATCACTGCTAACAGCTGGGGTCATAGTGATTATTTATGGAGGATATTTTCTTGCTACGTATACAGGATATAAATCGTTTGTAAAATAA
- a CDS encoding GNAT family N-acetyltransferase: MNYRFDLMTQKQAEIIAYHWHYEGEYSFYDMEADPEDLAVFLNAKTRGESMYAVSMGNEIIGFFSVQNATKDTYEIGLGMRPDLTGSGKGLAFLKAGIDFVQATFTPKKIILSVATFNQRAIKVYRKLGFKDTETFMQHTNGSTFEFLKMTYEGE; the protein is encoded by the coding sequence GTGAATTACAGGTTTGACTTAATGACGCAAAAACAAGCCGAAATAATCGCGTATCATTGGCATTATGAAGGAGAATATTCTTTTTATGATATGGAGGCAGATCCAGAAGATTTAGCAGTATTTTTAAATGCTAAAACAAGAGGGGAGTCTATGTATGCTGTTTCAATGGGAAATGAAATAATTGGATTTTTTAGTGTTCAAAACGCTACGAAGGATACCTATGAAATCGGCTTAGGAATGAGACCGGATTTGACAGGAAGTGGAAAGGGTTTAGCTTTTTTGAAAGCAGGAATTGATTTTGTTCAAGCTACATTTACCCCCAAAAAAATAATCCTTTCAGTTGCAACATTTAATCAACGAGCGATAAAAGTGTATAGAAAGTTAGGATTTAAAGATACGGAAACATTTATGCAACATACGAATGGGAGTACATTTGAATTTTTGAAGATGACTTATGAAGGAGAATGA
- a CDS encoding NUDIX domain-containing protein, whose product MSYPIRVRAGAVIIENSQILLVEFNDENGLHYNLPSGGVERSETVVDAAIREVKEEAGIDVSVGSLAFAYEYAPHRNENKYGEVHSVSFFFECKRIKGSAPKMSETPDLHQIGVKWIAIEELSNIILYPNIKKQILQFTRESKTLEWLEEERLDSTIST is encoded by the coding sequence ATGAGCTATCCGATTAGGGTAAGAGCAGGCGCGGTAATTATTGAAAATAGTCAAATTCTTTTGGTTGAGTTTAACGACGAGAATGGACTGCATTATAATTTGCCCTCAGGTGGAGTAGAACGTAGTGAAACGGTGGTAGATGCAGCGATTAGGGAAGTGAAGGAAGAAGCTGGAATTGATGTTTCAGTAGGTTCATTGGCGTTTGCCTATGAATATGCACCGCATAGAAATGAGAATAAATACGGGGAGGTTCACTCGGTTAGTTTCTTTTTTGAGTGTAAGAGAATAAAGGGATCCGCGCCTAAAATGTCAGAAACGCCGGATCTACATCAGATTGGGGTCAAGTGGATAGCGATTGAGGAATTATCAAACATTATTCTATATCCAAACATAAAAAAGCAGATTCTTCAGTTTACAAGAGAGAGCAAGACCCTTGAATGGTTGGAGGAGGAAAGGTTGGATTCTACTATTTCGACATAG
- a CDS encoding pentapeptide repeat-containing protein, which produces MSKIESPKIPVHQKEANFQDIYEDEDPYLANCLISNTTIDFAEVEKLVLSKVTFKKVKLVNGFFNRIDMTDVVFEDCDLSNTNFSEGMIHRVQFKNCKIVGMNVSEATLGNVLFDQCIGNMTDFVEAKCKHVLFDQTSLQQANFYGCYMKKVRFVSSDLDGVNFTEVSLNGIDLSTCRFDILHVDRESLDGCLVSREQAIGFASLLGLQVRS; this is translated from the coding sequence ATGTCCAAAATAGAATCACCAAAAATACCAGTCCATCAAAAAGAAGCTAACTTCCAAGATATTTATGAAGATGAAGATCCTTACTTAGCAAATTGCCTTATTTCGAACACAACCATCGATTTTGCGGAAGTAGAAAAATTAGTATTATCGAAAGTTACCTTTAAAAAGGTGAAACTAGTCAATGGTTTTTTTAACCGAATTGACATGACCGATGTGGTATTTGAAGATTGCGATTTGTCGAATACTAACTTCTCGGAGGGAATGATTCATCGTGTACAATTTAAAAATTGTAAGATTGTCGGAATGAATGTATCTGAGGCTACGCTGGGAAATGTGTTGTTTGATCAATGCATTGGGAATATGACTGACTTTGTTGAGGCTAAGTGTAAGCATGTGTTATTTGATCAAACCTCGTTACAGCAAGCAAATTTTTATGGGTGTTATATGAAAAAGGTTCGTTTTGTTTCGAGTGATTTAGATGGGGTGAATTTCACTGAAGTTTCACTGAATGGGATTGATCTTAGTACTTGTCGGTTTGACATACTGCATGTTGATCGAGAGAGTTTAGACGGTTGTCTAGTTTCACGTGAGCAAGCAATAGGCTTCGCTTCCTTGTTGGGTTTACAAGTGAGGTCATGA
- a CDS encoding GNAT family N-acetyltransferase, with product MHIREATKNDYDVIHQIQKQVHEIHTTERPDHYKMADITLDKEYFNNLIDGENTKIFLLEEDQTIAYTIITIKNSKERPILTPKKVVFMDDFGVDIKYRGKGWGKIFFGKILEFAKSIEADSLELGVWEFNENAIKFYETMNLKTKMRRMEIDL from the coding sequence ATGCACATTAGAGAAGCCACCAAGAATGATTATGATGTAATTCATCAAATACAAAAACAAGTGCACGAAATTCATACAACGGAAAGACCAGACCATTATAAGATGGCTGATATCACGTTAGACAAGGAGTATTTCAACAATTTAATAGATGGAGAAAATACAAAGATATTCTTATTAGAAGAAGACCAAACAATCGCTTATACAATAATTACAATAAAAAACTCAAAGGAAAGGCCGATTCTAACTCCAAAGAAGGTTGTTTTTATGGACGATTTTGGTGTCGATATTAAGTACAGAGGAAAAGGGTGGGGAAAAATATTCTTTGGGAAAATATTGGAGTTCGCAAAGAGCATAGAAGCAGATTCATTAGAATTAGGCGTGTGGGAGTTTAACGAAAATGCTATAAAATTTTATGAAACAATGAATTTAAAGACAAAAATGAGGCGGATGGAAATAGATTTATAA